A genomic window from Streptomyces sp. HUAS YS2 includes:
- a CDS encoding RNA polymerase sigma-70 factor — translation MSEHGADPATAAFVAQRNLLFTVAYEMLGSAADAEDVLQETWLRWVKVDQEQVRDERAYLVRITTRQALNRLRTMKRRKEAYVGPWLPEPLLTAPDVADDVELAESMSMAMMLVLETLTPTERAVFVLREAFDIGYDDIAEAVGKSPDAVRQIAHRARKHVDARRPRNTVSPGTARTAVESFRRAIESRDPQALLDVLAPDVVLVSDGGGVKRAAVRPIVGADKLVRFYLGGAAKHGVTISCDPTVVNGQPALALRVNGEFDGVIAFRVEDAAITGLYIVRNPEKLTRVGTETPLTLR, via the coding sequence ATGAGCGAGCACGGCGCAGATCCGGCGACGGCGGCCTTCGTGGCCCAGCGCAACCTGCTCTTCACCGTCGCGTACGAGATGCTCGGCTCGGCGGCGGACGCCGAGGACGTCCTCCAGGAGACCTGGCTGCGCTGGGTCAAGGTGGACCAGGAGCAGGTACGCGACGAACGCGCCTACCTGGTCCGGATCACCACCCGCCAGGCGCTCAACCGGCTGCGCACCATGAAGCGCCGCAAGGAGGCGTACGTCGGCCCCTGGCTGCCCGAACCCCTGCTCACCGCGCCGGACGTGGCGGACGACGTCGAACTCGCGGAGAGCATGTCGATGGCGATGATGCTCGTCCTGGAGACGTTGACGCCGACGGAACGCGCCGTCTTCGTCCTGCGCGAGGCCTTCGACATCGGTTACGACGACATCGCCGAGGCCGTCGGCAAGAGCCCCGACGCCGTCCGCCAGATCGCCCACCGCGCCCGCAAGCACGTGGACGCCCGCCGCCCCCGCAACACCGTCTCGCCCGGCACCGCCCGGACGGCCGTGGAATCGTTCCGGCGCGCGATCGAGAGCCGGGACCCGCAGGCACTCCTCGACGTGCTCGCGCCCGACGTCGTCCTGGTGAGCGACGGCGGCGGCGTGAAGCGGGCAGCGGTACGGCCGATCGTCGGCGCCGACAAGCTGGTCCGCTTCTACCTCGGCGGCGCAGCGAAGCACGGCGTCACGATCAGCTGCGACCCCACCGTGGTCAACGGCCAGCCGGCGCTCGCCCTGCGCGTGAACGGCGAGTTCGACGGCGTCATCGCGTTCCGCGTCGAGGACGCCGCCATCACCGGCCTCTACATCGTCCGCAACCCCGAGAAGCTGACCCGCGTCGGCACCGAGACCCCGCTCACCCTGCGATGA
- a CDS encoding potassium-transporting ATPase subunit C yields the protein MNNSAGNAGRLLWAGLRALLVLTVITGVLYPLAVTGIAQIAFNDKANGSEIKDASGKVVGSELIGQTYDLPTKEGEETASPDLKWFQPRPSNGLGSNSVNTRYELILSGATNRSGDNADLIQWVTEAKAAVVKDNSTAGHKVKPSDVPADAVTSSGSGLDPHISPEYAKLQVHRVAEKNHLTVAQVDKLVADHTDDRILGFIGEPRVNVLVLNIALKDLVAKG from the coding sequence ATGAACAACTCCGCAGGAAACGCAGGGCGACTGCTCTGGGCCGGTCTCCGCGCCCTTCTCGTCCTGACCGTGATCACCGGCGTCCTCTACCCGCTGGCCGTCACCGGCATCGCCCAGATCGCGTTCAACGACAAGGCCAACGGCTCCGAGATCAAGGACGCGAGCGGGAAGGTCGTCGGCTCCGAACTCATCGGCCAGACCTACGACCTTCCGACGAAGGAGGGCGAGGAGACCGCGAGCCCGGACCTGAAGTGGTTCCAGCCGCGGCCGTCCAACGGCCTGGGCAGCAACAGCGTCAACACCCGGTACGAGCTGATCCTCTCCGGCGCGACCAACCGTTCCGGTGACAACGCGGACCTGATCCAGTGGGTGACCGAGGCCAAGGCGGCCGTGGTGAAGGACAACTCCACCGCCGGTCACAAGGTGAAGCCGTCCGACGTCCCGGCCGACGCCGTCACGTCCTCCGGCTCCGGGCTCGACCCGCACATATCCCCGGAGTACGCGAAGCTCCAGGTCCACCGCGTCGCCGAGAAGAACCACCTGACCGTGGCCCAGGTCGACAAGCTCGTCGCCGACCACACCGACGACCGGATCCTCGGCTTCATCGGCGAGCCCCGCGTCAACGTCCTCGTACTCAACATCGCGCTCAAGGACCTGGTGGCCAAGGGCTGA
- the kdpB gene encoding potassium-transporting ATPase subunit KdpB yields MTIDVKKQEDTMSTAETAVTETKAPHGGPSAGHEPAGRVGGGLFDPEQLIKSFPDAVRKLDPRVMIKSPVMFVVLVGSVVTTVLAVKDAGNWFGWAITAWLWLTTIFANLAEAVAEGRGKAQADTLRKAKTDTVARRITKTGEEQVPGTELRIGDLVVCEAGDIIPGDGDVVEGVASVDESAITGESAPVIRESGGDRCAVTGGTKVLSDRIVIKITAKPGETFIDRMINLVEGAARQKTPNEIALNILLASLTIVFLLAVVTLKPFAIYAGADDQTSLVVLTALLVCLIPTTIGALLSAIGIAGMDRLVQRNVLAMSGRAVEAAGDVSTLLLDKTGTITLGNRQAAEFAPVKGTTEAELADAAQLSSLADETPEGRSVVVLAQEKYGLRERHQGELAHARWVEFTAQTRMSGVDVDGRQIRKGATGSVVAWVEEQGGAVPGDAQALTDRISGAGGTPLLVAVKDDEGARVLGVVHLKDVVKDGMRERFDELRRMGIRTVMITGDNPLTAKAIAEEAGVDDFLAEATPEDKMALIKREQAGGKLVAMTGDGTNDAPALAQADVGVAMNTGTSAAKEAGNMVDLDSNPTKLIEIVEIGKQLLITRGALTTFSIANDVAKYFAIIPAMFAVAYPSLDKLNIMGLASPESAILSAVVFNALIIIALVPLALKGVRYRPTSADRMLRRNLGLYGLGGLIAPFIGIKIIDMLLSLVPGIG; encoded by the coding sequence ATGACCATCGACGTGAAGAAGCAAGAGGACACCATGTCCACCGCAGAGACCGCCGTCACCGAGACGAAGGCGCCGCACGGCGGACCGTCCGCCGGGCACGAGCCGGCCGGCCGGGTCGGCGGGGGCCTGTTCGACCCGGAGCAGCTGATCAAGTCCTTCCCGGACGCGGTCAGGAAGCTCGACCCGCGCGTGATGATCAAGTCGCCGGTCATGTTCGTGGTGCTGGTCGGTTCGGTGGTCACCACCGTGCTGGCGGTCAAGGACGCGGGCAACTGGTTCGGGTGGGCGATCACCGCCTGGCTCTGGCTGACCACGATCTTCGCCAACCTGGCCGAGGCCGTGGCCGAGGGCCGGGGCAAGGCCCAGGCCGACACCCTGCGCAAGGCCAAGACCGACACCGTCGCCCGCCGGATCACCAAGACCGGAGAGGAGCAGGTGCCCGGCACCGAGCTGAGGATCGGCGACCTGGTGGTCTGCGAGGCCGGCGACATCATCCCCGGCGACGGCGACGTCGTCGAGGGGGTCGCGAGTGTCGACGAGTCGGCGATCACCGGCGAGTCGGCGCCCGTCATCCGCGAGTCCGGCGGCGACCGGTGCGCGGTGACCGGCGGTACGAAGGTGCTGTCCGACCGGATCGTCATCAAGATCACGGCGAAGCCCGGCGAGACCTTCATCGACCGCATGATCAACCTGGTCGAGGGCGCCGCCCGGCAGAAGACGCCCAACGAGATAGCCCTCAACATCCTGCTGGCGTCCCTCACGATCGTCTTCCTGCTCGCCGTCGTCACCCTGAAGCCCTTCGCGATCTACGCCGGGGCCGACGACCAGACCTCGCTCGTCGTCCTGACGGCGCTGCTGGTCTGTCTGATCCCGACGACGATCGGCGCGCTGCTCTCCGCGATCGGCATCGCCGGCATGGACCGGCTCGTCCAGCGCAACGTGCTCGCCATGTCCGGCCGGGCGGTCGAGGCCGCCGGCGACGTGTCGACGCTGCTGCTCGACAAGACCGGCACCATCACCCTCGGCAACCGCCAGGCCGCCGAGTTCGCGCCGGTCAAGGGCACCACCGAGGCCGAACTCGCCGACGCCGCCCAGCTCTCCTCCCTGGCGGACGAGACGCCGGAAGGCCGCTCGGTCGTCGTCCTGGCGCAGGAGAAGTACGGGCTGCGCGAGCGTCACCAGGGCGAACTCGCCCACGCCAGGTGGGTCGAGTTCACCGCCCAGACCCGCATGTCGGGTGTGGACGTCGACGGTCGGCAGATCCGCAAGGGCGCCACCGGATCGGTCGTGGCCTGGGTCGAGGAGCAGGGCGGCGCCGTCCCCGGCGACGCCCAGGCCCTCACCGACCGGATCTCCGGGGCCGGCGGCACGCCGCTCCTGGTCGCCGTGAAGGACGACGAGGGTGCCCGGGTCCTCGGCGTCGTCCACCTGAAGGACGTCGTCAAGGACGGCATGCGGGAGCGGTTCGACGAGCTGCGGCGGATGGGCATCAGGACCGTCATGATCACGGGTGACAACCCGCTGACCGCCAAGGCGATCGCCGAGGAGGCGGGCGTCGACGACTTCCTCGCGGAGGCGACTCCCGAGGACAAGATGGCGCTGATCAAGCGGGAGCAGGCGGGCGGCAAGCTGGTCGCGATGACCGGCGACGGCACGAACGACGCCCCGGCGCTCGCGCAGGCGGACGTCGGCGTGGCGATGAACACGGGCACGTCGGCCGCGAAGGAGGCCGGCAACATGGTCGACCTCGACTCGAACCCGACGAAGCTGATCGAGATCGTCGAGATCGGCAAGCAGCTCCTCATCACCCGGGGCGCGCTGACCACCTTCTCCATCGCCAATGATGTGGCGAAGTACTTCGCCATCATCCCGGCGATGTTCGCGGTGGCCTACCCCTCGCTGGACAAGCTGAACATCATGGGCCTGGCCTCGCCGGAGTCCGCCATCCTGTCCGCCGTCGTCTTCAACGCGCTGATCATCATCGCGCTCGTGCCGCTCGCGCTGAAGGGCGTGCGGTACCGGCCGACCAGCGCCGACCGGATGCTCCGCCGCAACCTCGGGCTCTACGGACTCGGCGGCCTGATCGCCCCGTTCATCGGCATCAAGATCATCGACATGCTTCTCTCCCTCGTCCCCGGGATCGGCTGA
- the kdpA gene encoding potassium-transporting ATPase subunit KdpA produces MSPVLAGTLQLLALLVALGLAHRPLGDYMARVYSSEKHYRPEKWIYKAIGANPNVEMRWPAYLRGVLAFSAVSVLFLYLLQRVQGSLPGSLGFASIDPDQAFNTAASFVANTNWQSYYGEQAMGHVVQTGGLAVQNFVSAAVGIAVAVALVRGFARSRTGELGNFWADLVRGTVRILLPISVVGALVLVACGAIQNFSGIHEVGQFSGGTQQWNGGAVASQEVIKELGTNGGGYFNANSAHPFENPNGISNLFEIWLILVIPFALTRTFGRMVGSLKQGYAILATMATIWLGFTALMMWTEFAHHGPAFELAGGAMEGKETRFGVGGSSIFAVATTLTSTGAVNSFHSSFTGFGGGITMLGMQLGEIAPGGVGSGLYGMLIMAIIAVFIAGLMVGRTPEYLGKKIGTREIKYAACYILVTPALVLCFTAAAMALDTPANSMTNSGAHGFSEILYAYTSGANNNGSAFAGLNADTQWFNSTIGIAMLLGRFLPMVFVLALAGSLAEQQPVPETAGTLRTEKPLFTGLLVGTIMIITGLTYFPALALGPLAEGLAA; encoded by the coding sequence ATGAGTCCCGTTCTGGCTGGAACCCTCCAGCTTCTGGCGCTGCTCGTCGCACTGGGTCTGGCCCACCGGCCGCTGGGCGACTACATGGCGCGTGTCTACTCCTCGGAGAAGCACTACAGGCCCGAGAAGTGGATCTACAAGGCGATCGGTGCGAACCCGAACGTCGAGATGCGCTGGCCGGCGTACCTGCGCGGAGTGCTCGCGTTCTCCGCGGTGAGCGTCCTCTTCCTCTACCTGCTCCAGCGGGTGCAGGGCTCGCTGCCCGGTTCGCTCGGCTTCGCGTCGATCGATCCGGACCAGGCGTTCAACACGGCCGCCTCGTTCGTGGCCAACACGAACTGGCAGTCGTACTACGGCGAGCAGGCCATGGGCCACGTCGTGCAGACCGGCGGCCTGGCGGTGCAGAACTTCGTCTCGGCGGCGGTGGGGATCGCCGTGGCGGTCGCCCTCGTCCGGGGCTTCGCCCGGTCCCGTACCGGTGAGCTGGGCAACTTCTGGGCCGACCTGGTCCGCGGCACCGTCCGCATCCTGCTCCCGATCTCCGTCGTGGGCGCGCTGGTCCTGGTCGCGTGCGGCGCGATCCAGAACTTCTCCGGGATCCACGAGGTGGGGCAGTTCTCGGGCGGCACGCAGCAGTGGAACGGTGGCGCGGTGGCCTCGCAGGAGGTCATCAAGGAGCTGGGCACCAACGGCGGCGGGTACTTCAACGCCAACTCCGCCCACCCCTTCGAGAACCCCAACGGGATCTCCAACCTGTTCGAGATCTGGCTGATCCTGGTCATCCCGTTCGCGCTGACGCGGACGTTCGGCCGGATGGTCGGCTCGCTGAAGCAGGGCTACGCGATCCTGGCGACGATGGCCACCATCTGGCTCGGCTTCACCGCGCTGATGATGTGGACCGAGTTCGCCCACCACGGGCCGGCGTTCGAGCTCGCGGGCGGTGCGATGGAGGGCAAGGAGACCCGGTTCGGGGTCGGCGGCTCGTCGATCTTCGCGGTGGCCACCACGCTCACGTCCACCGGTGCGGTGAACTCCTTCCACTCCTCGTTCACCGGCTTCGGCGGCGGGATCACGATGCTGGGCATGCAGCTCGGCGAGATCGCGCCCGGCGGTGTCGGGTCCGGCCTCTACGGCATGCTGATCATGGCGATCATCGCGGTGTTCATCGCCGGTCTCATGGTCGGCCGCACCCCGGAGTACCTGGGCAAGAAGATCGGCACCCGCGAGATCAAGTACGCGGCCTGCTACATCCTCGTCACCCCGGCCCTGGTGCTCTGCTTCACCGCTGCCGCGATGGCGCTGGACACCCCGGCGAACTCGATGACGAACTCCGGCGCGCACGGCTTCTCCGAGATCCTCTACGCCTACACCTCCGGCGCCAACAACAACGGCTCCGCCTTCGCGGGGCTGAACGCCGACACGCAGTGGTTCAACTCGACCATCGGCATCGCGATGCTGCTGGGCCGGTTCCTGCCGATGGTGTTCGTCCTGGCGCTGGCGGGTTCGCTGGCCGAGCAGCAGCCCGTCCCCGAGACCGCGGGCACGCTGCGGACCGAGAAGCCGCTGTTCACCGGTCTTCTGGTCGGCACGATCATGATCATCACCGGTCTCACCTATTTCCCGGCCCTCGCGCTGGGCCCGCTCGCCGAAGGGCTCGCGGCATGA
- the kdpF gene encoding K(+)-transporting ATPase subunit F, with protein sequence MTAENIVGLLVAVALVGYLVLALVKPERF encoded by the coding sequence GTGACTGCCGAGAACATCGTCGGTCTCCTCGTGGCCGTCGCGCTGGTGGGTTATCTCGTCCTCGCCCTCGTCAAGCCGGAGAGGTTCTGA
- a CDS encoding DUF4118 domain-containing protein, with protein sequence MRTSLRDTVALVAGLLAPFLTALALVPLRTSVTHTNLALLMVVVVVAVSALGNRYAGALAALSGAAWFDFLLTEPYQSFHIRDRADIETAVLLLLVGLIVSQLAARARTLRTVAVTDASYLERLHGTTRLSRSTASPDEVVARVRAELVDVLDLRSCRFEYGTLVGRPPRLESDGSLEVPGWIWDGERQGWPEGETELRATARGRYRGRFMLTPAAGAPLPSLEARLVAVDLASQAAAALAERAADPERV encoded by the coding sequence ATGCGGACATCGCTCCGGGACACGGTCGCCCTGGTGGCCGGGCTCCTCGCTCCGTTCCTGACGGCACTCGCGCTCGTACCGCTGCGGACGAGCGTCACCCACACCAACCTGGCGCTCCTGATGGTCGTCGTGGTCGTCGCCGTCTCGGCGCTCGGCAACCGGTACGCCGGGGCCCTCGCGGCCCTGTCCGGCGCCGCATGGTTCGACTTCCTGCTCACCGAGCCGTACCAGAGCTTCCACATCCGGGACCGCGCCGACATCGAGACCGCGGTGCTGCTCCTGCTCGTCGGCCTGATCGTGTCGCAGCTCGCCGCCCGGGCCCGGACGCTGCGCACGGTGGCGGTCACGGACGCCTCGTACCTGGAGCGGCTGCACGGCACCACGCGGCTGTCCCGGTCCACCGCCTCGCCCGACGAGGTGGTCGCGCGGGTCCGCGCCGAACTCGTCGACGTACTGGACCTGAGGTCCTGCCGGTTCGAGTACGGGACCCTGGTCGGCCGCCCGCCGAGGCTGGAATCCGACGGCTCGCTGGAGGTGCCGGGCTGGATCTGGGACGGGGAGCGGCAGGGCTGGCCGGAGGGCGAGACCGAACTCCGCGCCACGGCTCGGGGCCGGTATCGGGGCCGGTTCATGCTCACCCCGGCCGCCGGCGCACCGCTGCCCTCGCTCGAAGCCCGTCTGGTGGCGGTGGACCTGGCGAGTCAGGCCGCGGCGGCCCTCGCGGAGCGAGCCGCGGACCCGGAACGGGTCTGA
- a CDS encoding amino acid transporter: protein MSTTTPTRANRLRAWMLEGLSDMGKGRPSVPKAEPATGHQGQPWWRVMCLTGVDYFSTLGYQPGIAALAAGLLSPVATVVLVIVTLAGALPVYRRVAEESPHGEGSIAMLSRLLSKWKGKLFVLTLLGFAATDFLITITLSAADASTHLVENPHLEEALHDKQILITMVLIALLGAVFLKGFLEAIGVAVALVGVYLVLNVVVVVSGLWHVVTEGHVVTDWSAALTAEHGNAFAMIGVALLVFPKLALGLSGFETGVAVMPHVKGDAADTEAAPAGRIRGTKKLLTTAALIMSVFLITTSFITTVLIPQEEFESGGKANGRALAYLAHEYLGNTFGTIYDVSTIAILWFAGASAMAGLLNLMPRYLPKYGMAPHWARAVRPMVIVFTLVAFLVTWIFQADVDAQGGAYATGVLVLICSAAIAVTIAARKAGQRGWTIGFGIISAVFLYTTVVNVIERPDGVKIGACFIAGIILISLLSRLGRAFELRVTHVELDDMAERFIRDVANRTPRFIANEPDSRDIAEYRDKIEQIRHDNDIPTQEDFVFIEVTVTDPSEFEAGLTVRGEIMHDRYRVLTVESSSVPNALAALLLHARDSTGTRPHVYFEWTEGNPFANFVRFFLFGQGEVAPVTREILREAEPDRDRRPRVHVG, encoded by the coding sequence ATGTCCACCACGACCCCGACGCGTGCGAACCGATTGCGCGCGTGGATGCTGGAGGGCCTGTCCGACATGGGCAAGGGTCGGCCGTCGGTTCCGAAGGCCGAACCGGCGACCGGGCACCAGGGGCAGCCCTGGTGGCGGGTGATGTGCCTGACGGGTGTCGACTACTTCTCCACCCTCGGCTACCAGCCGGGTATCGCCGCCCTCGCGGCCGGGCTGCTCTCCCCCGTCGCGACCGTCGTGCTGGTCATCGTCACCCTCGCGGGCGCACTGCCCGTGTACCGGCGGGTGGCCGAGGAGAGCCCGCACGGCGAGGGCTCGATCGCGATGCTGTCGCGGCTGCTCTCCAAGTGGAAGGGCAAGCTGTTCGTCCTGACGCTGCTCGGCTTCGCCGCGACCGACTTCCTGATCACGATCACCCTCTCGGCGGCGGACGCCTCCACCCACCTGGTGGAGAACCCGCATCTCGAAGAGGCGCTGCACGACAAGCAGATCCTGATCACGATGGTGCTGATCGCGCTGCTCGGCGCGGTGTTCCTCAAGGGCTTCCTGGAGGCCATCGGTGTCGCCGTCGCGCTGGTCGGGGTCTACCTCGTGCTCAACGTGGTCGTCGTGGTCAGCGGTCTCTGGCACGTCGTGACCGAGGGCCATGTGGTCACCGACTGGTCCGCGGCCCTGACGGCCGAGCACGGCAACGCCTTCGCCATGATCGGCGTCGCCCTGCTCGTCTTCCCCAAGCTCGCGCTCGGCCTGTCCGGCTTCGAGACCGGTGTGGCCGTCATGCCGCACGTGAAGGGTGACGCCGCCGACACCGAGGCCGCCCCCGCCGGTCGGATCCGCGGTACGAAGAAGCTGCTCACCACCGCCGCGCTGATCATGAGCGTCTTCCTGATCACCACCAGCTTCATCACCACCGTGCTGATCCCGCAGGAGGAGTTCGAGTCCGGTGGCAAGGCCAACGGCCGGGCTCTGGCCTATCTGGCGCACGAGTACCTGGGCAACACCTTCGGCACGATCTACGACGTCTCGACGATCGCGATCCTGTGGTTCGCCGGCGCCTCCGCCATGGCCGGGCTGCTGAATCTGATGCCGCGTTACCTGCCCAAGTACGGCATGGCGCCGCACTGGGCCCGCGCCGTCCGCCCGATGGTCATCGTCTTCACCCTGGTCGCCTTCCTGGTGACCTGGATCTTCCAGGCCGACGTCGACGCCCAGGGCGGCGCGTACGCCACCGGCGTCCTGGTGCTGATCTGCTCGGCCGCCATCGCAGTGACCATCGCGGCCCGCAAGGCCGGTCAGCGCGGCTGGACCATCGGCTTCGGCATCATCTCCGCGGTGTTCCTCTACACGACGGTCGTGAACGTCATCGAGCGGCCGGACGGCGTGAAGATCGGCGCCTGCTTCATCGCCGGCATCATCCTGATCTCCCTGCTCTCGCGGCTCGGCCGCGCCTTCGAGCTGCGCGTCACGCACGTCGAACTCGACGACATGGCGGAACGATTCATTCGCGACGTCGCGAACCGCACGCCGCGCTTCATCGCCAACGAGCCGGACAGCCGCGACATCGCCGAGTACCGCGACAAGATCGAGCAGATCCGCCACGACAACGACATCCCCACGCAGGAGGACTTCGTCTTCATCGAGGTCACGGTCACCGACCCGTCCGAGTTCGAGGCCGGCCTGACCGTCCGCGGCGAGATCATGCACGACCGCTACCGCGTCCTCACGGTGGAGAGCTCGTCCGTGCCCAACGCGCTCGCCGCGCTGCTCCTGCACGCCCGCGACAGCACGGGCACCCGTCCGCACGTCTACTTCGAGTGGACCGAGGGCAATCCGTTCGCCAACTTCGTGCGCTTCTTCCTCTTCGGCCAGGGCGAGGTCGCCCCGGTCACCCGCGAGATCCTGCGCGAGGCCGAGCCCGACCGGGACCGCCGCCCGCGCGTCCACGTGGGCTGA
- a CDS encoding ATP-grasp domain-containing protein yields MPTLLLLEAMGNTGEYVLDAARDLGVEVIVVTHEDVFEEWYSPTLQAKIRNHAKLVFTDFSDSEGALRQLAELARAEHVDGVVACWEFLTPLVARLTADLGLPGNDPSRALSCRNKRIMARAFTEHGIPAPLTLAARTVEEAFARVEAAGLTYPIVVKPSEQSGSWGVSVVRSDEELATAFALAQSHLFQMPHGIPLDAHVVVQEYVGGVEFSIETVVADGVATPLVPYDKFTTDGAKRAEFGHTVPAELEDASVRILQEAAVAAARALGITDGVAHTELKLLPDGTTRIIELGARLPGDHVVALMRQARGIDEAKVYVQIALGLAPDLTPTADTAAGIRFLVPPRGGVLRSVSGIGESAAVARSSLTVRPGGQVRAPGDNDARVGYVIVHADTAAEVNRAAAEAIANVTIEVD; encoded by the coding sequence ATGCCCACACTGCTCCTGCTCGAAGCCATGGGAAACACCGGGGAGTACGTCCTCGACGCCGCCCGGGACCTGGGCGTCGAGGTCATCGTCGTCACCCACGAGGACGTCTTCGAGGAGTGGTACTCGCCCACCCTCCAGGCGAAGATCAGGAACCACGCGAAGCTCGTGTTCACCGACTTCTCCGACAGCGAGGGCGCGCTGCGGCAGCTCGCGGAGCTGGCCCGGGCCGAGCACGTCGACGGCGTGGTCGCCTGCTGGGAGTTCCTCACCCCGCTGGTCGCACGACTCACCGCCGACCTCGGCCTTCCCGGCAACGACCCCTCGCGGGCACTCAGCTGCCGCAACAAGCGCATCATGGCGCGGGCCTTCACCGAGCACGGCATCCCGGCCCCGCTCACCCTCGCCGCGCGGACCGTCGAGGAGGCGTTCGCCCGGGTGGAGGCGGCGGGCCTGACCTATCCGATCGTCGTCAAGCCCTCCGAGCAGTCCGGCTCCTGGGGCGTGTCGGTGGTCCGTAGCGACGAGGAGCTGGCGACGGCCTTCGCGCTCGCCCAGTCCCACCTCTTCCAGATGCCGCACGGCATTCCGCTGGACGCCCATGTGGTCGTCCAGGAGTACGTCGGCGGCGTCGAGTTCAGCATCGAGACGGTGGTGGCCGACGGAGTGGCGACACCCCTCGTCCCGTACGACAAGTTCACCACCGACGGCGCCAAGCGCGCCGAGTTCGGGCACACCGTGCCGGCGGAGCTGGAGGACGCGTCGGTACGCATCCTGCAGGAGGCCGCGGTGGCGGCCGCGCGGGCCCTCGGCATCACCGACGGCGTCGCCCACACCGAACTCAAGCTGCTGCCGGACGGCACCACGCGGATCATCGAACTCGGCGCCCGGCTCCCCGGTGACCACGTGGTCGCCCTGATGCGGCAGGCCCGGGGGATCGACGAGGCCAAGGTGTACGTACAGATCGCGCTCGGCCTCGCGCCGGACCTCACCCCCACCGCCGACACGGCCGCGGGCATCCGGTTCCTGGTGCCGCCGCGCGGCGGCGTCCTCCGCTCGGTCAGCGGGATCGGCGAGTCCGCCGCGGTCGCACGGAGCAGTCTCACGGTCCGGCCCGGCGGCCAGGTGCGCGCACCCGGGGACAACGACGCCCGGGTCGGCTACGTGATCGTGCACGCCGACACCGCCGCCGAGGTGAACAGGGCCGCGGCGGAGGCGATCGCGAACGTCACCATCGAGGTGGACTGA
- a CDS encoding DUF1152 domain-containing protein → MTQLLIAAGGGGDAIGTTLVHHALHGDEPAVVLSYSWERLVVDPVPGPRAERDFTGLRPLTARVSQITATSSAVAPAGSTLPRLAHELPITLGLLNPYRGVPHLAGQIAEAAEKYAVDEVKVVDVGGDVFARGDEPTLLSPLPDALVIAACATAGVPARLFLAGPGLDCEVPERDLLPDAGTDYVTLTASDTRSVEHVFDWHPSEASALLAAAARGLRGGCVVRDTGRPVVLSDAGARVYRIPIDRVLARNRLAHALYVRDVDSLDAAEQVSRDVCGFSELQRERERALRPQEMGSSEGSVDEALNDLDLWVKELQATDAEARYATFRCVAEGLGLTGAAARSLRTRLVEERPRQYAAPLFALSAPD, encoded by the coding sequence ATGACGCAACTTCTCATTGCCGCGGGCGGCGGCGGCGACGCGATCGGTACGACCCTGGTGCACCACGCGCTGCACGGCGACGAGCCGGCGGTGGTGCTCAGCTATTCGTGGGAGCGCCTGGTCGTCGACCCGGTCCCCGGCCCGCGCGCGGAGCGGGACTTCACCGGGCTGCGCCCGCTCACAGCGAGGGTCTCGCAGATCACAGCCACCTCGTCCGCCGTCGCCCCGGCAGGCTCCACGCTGCCCCGACTGGCCCACGAACTGCCCATCACTCTCGGGCTGTTGAATCCATACAGGGGTGTCCCTCACTTGGCCGGCCAGATCGCGGAGGCGGCGGAGAAGTACGCCGTCGACGAGGTCAAGGTGGTGGACGTCGGCGGGGACGTCTTCGCCCGCGGCGACGAGCCCACACTGCTCAGCCCCCTGCCGGACGCTCTGGTGATCGCCGCGTGCGCCACCGCCGGCGTCCCGGCCCGGCTCTTTCTCGCGGGCCCCGGGCTGGACTGCGAGGTCCCCGAGCGGGACCTCCTGCCCGACGCGGGCACGGACTACGTCACCCTCACCGCATCCGACACCCGCAGCGTCGAGCACGTCTTCGACTGGCATCCGTCGGAGGCCAGCGCGCTCCTGGCCGCGGCCGCCCGCGGCCTGCGCGGCGGCTGCGTCGTGCGCGACACCGGCCGTCCGGTGGTCCTGAGCGACGCCGGCGCCCGCGTCTACCGCATCCCCATCGACCGGGTCCTGGCCCGCAACCGCCTCGCGCATGCGCTGTACGTGCGCGATGTCGACAGCCTCGACGCCGCCGAGCAGGTCAGCCGGGACGTCTGCGGCTTCTCCGAGCTGCAGCGCGAGCGCGAACGCGCCCTGCGGCCACAGGAGATGGGCTCCTCGGAAGGGTCGGTGGACGAGGCCCTGAACGACCTCGACCTCTGGGTGAAGGAACTCCAGGCCACCGACGCCGAGGCGCGGTACGCCACCTTCCGCTGCGTGGCCGAGGGCCTCGGCCTCACCGGAGCGGCGGCGCGGTCGCTGCGTACCCGCCTCGTCGAGGAGCGCCCCCGCCAGTACGCCGCGCCCCTCTTCGCCCTGTCCGCACCCGACTAG